AATTCTGAATTCTCTCTGCCCACGGAATGATTTTATCTATATAACTTTTGAATTGTTTAGGATTATTCGAAAACTTCAGACGGTCCCGTATCTCTGGTCGTGAGGGCAACATCCGGAGAAAGGAAACCAAGACAAGATGGGATTTTTCATCCAGGCTTTCATTTCCGGTCAACATGAAAAACTTCGCCAGCTTTTCAGTCGCCATCTGCAGATAATGCAGGCGATGGCACATTGGAATTTGAGGCTGGGCTTTGAGATGGATAAAAACCTCGTAATCACTTATCGCCTGCTGACGAAAAGCCTCTTTCCATGTCATCTTGACTCCTCCGTATTGAGGAGTTCTGCTTCCTCCCAAGTCCCCCAGCCTCTGGGGAGTCCAAGTCTGCCGTCTTCGCCGTCACGGATTAGGGCAACACCGGATGGGGCGGGCAGATTGTGCTCAGGAGATGCAGGAAAATAAAAAGGCTGAATGTTATCGATTAGAGATGGTTGCATGTCTGTCGCCACCTCAACAAGCCGCACCTCATTATCAGCGGGGAACCAGTAGAACTTAATGATATTAGGATCCGTCCGCCGCGCCTCTTCTGCTAGCAGTTGGGCTTGTTTCTGGATCGTTGTATTGAAAGTCAAGGTGCTCATAACTTCTTGCTGAAGAACGTATTCAGATTCAGGTGCTAAGCAATTTGCTTTCCATGGATAGCTCTGAAGTGGCCTCCGCTTTACTTCTTCGGAGCCAGGGTCTTGAGTTCAGCCAGCATACCCTGGATCTTTTTGCGCAGGGCTTTGAATTCGTCGCTGCCTTTATCGAGCTTGCTCAACTGGTCGTTGAGGGTCTTGATTTCGAGAGCCTTGGCGCGGCGTGCTTGAACGCCTGTGGCGGAAACGGGGCCTTCTTTGGGCTCCACGTCATCCCAGTCATCGGTGCGGAAGACGGAGGCGGGCAGGTCTTCGCTATTCACCAGATTTGCGCCTTCAGGATTGGAGGCCCAGGCGTAGCGAACGGCAGCGGGCTCTTTCACTTCTGGGCTGCTCACGACCACGCGGTCCGCGCCTTCAATCTTCGCGGTTGCCCAATGCCAGACGCGGTCTGCACCAGCGATTTCAAAGCGCTTTAAGTCACCTCCGTCGCGGGCTTTTAATCCGGTGCCAGCATGGTCAAAGGTGATGTGCATGGCACTGTCTTTAACTTCGGACGATTTGTACAGGGGACTGCTGTAAATGAGGTCGCGACCATAGTCCTTGGCCAATGCCCAGCGTGCGAGCCGGTAGCCGGGAGTCATCTTGTCTTTCGGGTGGATGTCGCTGACCTCGCCCACGTCATTGATGACGGCCATGCCCGTCTTCGGTGTGGTCTGGAGAATGAGGCGCATGCGGTCCTGGAGCAGGGCCCAGTAATCCTGGGTGCCAGGGGCGGTGGAGGGGGTGCGGTAGTTGGCAAGTTGGACGAAGTAAAAAGAGAATTCATCATTCCAGCGCTGGCGCCAGTCTTTGATCATGAGGGGCAGCGTCTGGTCATACGGCACAGCTCCAGCCTTCGCGTTACCTTCTCCCTGATACCAGATGGCTCCACGCATCGTGTAACCGGCAAAGGGGTTGATCATGGCATTAAAAAGCACGCCCGGCTTTCCTTCGGTGATGAGCGGAGGTTTCGGCGCGGCCGGTTTTTTGGGCAGGCGTTTGCGTGCTTCTGCGGGTTTGTCTTTTGCTGCTGCCATGGTGGCCTTCCACTGTTCCAGACGTTTGGCATATTCGGCGTCGGCGCTGGCCTGATTGTAGGTGGCGGCTTCGGTCATCAGCTTGTCAACGAGTGCCTTGGTACCAGGAAGAGTGTTCAGGGCTTCACGGCTGGTGAAGGTCTCCACGGGTTTGCCACCCCAGCAGGTTTTAAGTACACCGACTGGTATCCCCAATTCCTGATGCAGTTTCAACGCATAGAAAAAGGCAACGGCAGAATAACCAGGAACTGTTTCAGGACTGCACAGCGACCATTCACCCTCAATGTCATCCTGGGGTTCCGCTGCCGTTACCAGCGGCGCGTTGAACATGCGAAGGCCGGGATAATTGGCCTTGGACATGAGCTCCTCGTAAGCAGGCACCCGGTTCATGGTGAAATACATGTTGGATTGCCCGGAGGCCAGCCACACTTCTCCCACCAGCACATCGGAGACAGCGATGCTTTTGTCTCCTGATGCCACTTTCAGTTCCGCGCCTTGAGCATCCGCTGCGCCGGTTTCAATGGCCAACCGCCATTGGCCCTCCGCATCCGCTTTGGCCGTTGCAGTCTTGCCTTTGAAAGACACGTTGACCGCCGCATCGGGTTCCGCCTTGCCCCAGATCGAGGCAGCTCGCTCGCGCTGGAGGACCATGTGGTCACTGAAGAAATGAGGCAAGGAAAGCTGGGCCCACGAGCTGGCAGGCAGGCTCAGGGAAAGGAGGGCGGATAGGACGAACAAATAAGGCTTCATGGCAGATAGGCTGCTGGCAGAACGAAATCCACGCAGCAGACTTTCAGAAAACCTGGAAC
This region of Prosthecobacter fusiformis genomic DNA includes:
- a CDS encoding sialate O-acetylesterase yields the protein MKPYLFVLSALLSLSLPASSWAQLSLPHFFSDHMVLQRERAASIWGKAEPDAAVNVSFKGKTATAKADAEGQWRLAIETGAADAQGAELKVASGDKSIAVSDVLVGEVWLASGQSNMYFTMNRVPAYEELMSKANYPGLRMFNAPLVTAAEPQDDIEGEWSLCSPETVPGYSAVAFFYALKLHQELGIPVGVLKTCWGGKPVETFTSREALNTLPGTKALVDKLMTEAATYNQASADAEYAKRLEQWKATMAAAKDKPAEARKRLPKKPAAPKPPLITEGKPGVLFNAMINPFAGYTMRGAIWYQGEGNAKAGAVPYDQTLPLMIKDWRQRWNDEFSFYFVQLANYRTPSTAPGTQDYWALLQDRMRLILQTTPKTGMAVINDVGEVSDIHPKDKMTPGYRLARWALAKDYGRDLIYSSPLYKSSEVKDSAMHITFDHAGTGLKARDGGDLKRFEIAGADRVWHWATAKIEGADRVVVSSPEVKEPAAVRYAWASNPEGANLVNSEDLPASVFRTDDWDDVEPKEGPVSATGVQARRAKALEIKTLNDQLSKLDKGSDEFKALRKKIQGMLAELKTLAPKK